One window from the genome of Enterobacter asburiae encodes:
- the glnS gene encoding glutamine--tRNA ligase, which produces MSEAEARPSNFIRQIIDEDLASGKHTTIHTRFPPEPNGYLHIGHAKSICLNFGIAQDYQGQCNLRFDDTNPVKEDIEYVESIKNDVQWLGFNWSGDICYSSDYFDQLYAYAVELINKGLAYVDELSADEIREYRGTLTAPGKNSPFRDRSVEENLALFEKMRAGGFEEGKACLRAKIDMASPFIVMRDPVLYRIKFAEHHQTGNKWCIYPMYDFTHCISDALEGITHSLCTLEFQDNRRLYDWVLDNITIPVHPRQYEFSRLNLEYTVMSKRKLNLLVTDKHVEGWDDPRMPTISGLRRRGYTAASIREFCKRIGVTKQDNTIEMASLESCIREDLNENAPRAMAVIDPVKLVIENYPQGESELVSMPNHPNKPEMGSRDVPFSGDIWIDRADFREEANKQYKRLVLGKEVRLRNAYVIKAERVEKDSEGNITTIFCSYDAETLSKDPADGRKVKGVIHWVSASHALPVEIRLYDRLFSVPNPGAAEDFLATINPESLVIKQGYAEPSLKAAEAGKAFQFEREGYFCLDSRYSTAEKPVFNRTVGLRDTWTKIGE; this is translated from the coding sequence ATGAGTGAGGCAGAAGCCCGCCCGAGTAACTTTATTCGTCAGATCATCGATGAAGATCTGGCCAGTGGTAAGCACACCACAATTCATACCCGCTTCCCGCCGGAGCCGAACGGCTACCTGCACATCGGGCATGCAAAATCTATCTGCCTGAACTTTGGCATTGCCCAGGACTACCAGGGCCAGTGCAACCTGCGTTTCGATGACACCAACCCAGTAAAAGAAGACATCGAATACGTTGAGTCCATCAAGAATGACGTGCAATGGCTGGGCTTCAACTGGTCTGGCGATATCTGCTACTCCTCTGACTATTTCGATCAGCTGTATGCCTACGCGGTTGAACTTATCAATAAAGGTCTGGCGTATGTTGACGAACTGTCTGCTGATGAAATCCGTGAATATCGCGGTACGCTGACTGCGCCGGGCAAAAACAGCCCGTTCCGCGATCGCAGCGTGGAAGAGAACCTGGCGCTGTTTGAAAAAATGCGTGCCGGTGGCTTCGAAGAAGGCAAAGCGTGCCTGCGTGCCAAAATCGACATGGCATCTCCGTTCATCGTGATGCGCGATCCGGTGCTGTACCGCATCAAGTTCGCAGAACACCACCAGACCGGTAACAAGTGGTGCATCTACCCGATGTACGACTTCACCCACTGCATCAGCGATGCGCTGGAAGGCATTACGCACTCCCTGTGTACGCTGGAGTTCCAGGACAACCGTCGTCTGTACGACTGGGTGCTGGATAACATCACCATTCCTGTGCATCCGCGCCAGTACGAGTTCTCTCGTCTGAATCTGGAATACACCGTGATGTCCAAGCGTAAGCTGAACCTGCTGGTGACCGACAAGCACGTTGAAGGTTGGGATGACCCGCGTATGCCGACCATCTCCGGTCTGCGTCGTCGTGGTTACACTGCCGCCTCTATTCGTGAGTTCTGCAAACGTATCGGCGTGACCAAGCAGGACAACACCATCGAGATGGCCTCCCTGGAATCCTGCATTCGCGAAGATCTCAACGAAAACGCTCCGCGTGCGATGGCCGTTATCGATCCGGTGAAACTGGTTATCGAAAACTATCCGCAGGGTGAAAGCGAGCTGGTCTCCATGCCTAACCATCCGAACAAACCGGAAATGGGTAGCCGTGACGTACCGTTCAGCGGTGACATCTGGATTGACCGCGCTGACTTCCGCGAAGAAGCCAACAAGCAGTACAAGCGTCTGGTGCTGGGCAAAGAAGTGCGTCTGCGTAACGCCTACGTCATCAAAGCCGAGCGCGTAGAGAAAGATTCGGAAGGGAATATCACCACCATCTTCTGTTCTTACGATGCAGAGACTCTGAGCAAAGATCCTGCTGACGGCCGTAAAGTGAAGGGCGTTATTCACTGGGTGAGCGCTTCCCACGCGCTGCCGGTAGAAATTCGTCTGTACGATCGTCTTTTCAGCGTGCCTAACCCAGGTGCGGCGGAAGATTTCCTGGCGACCATCAACCCGGAATCTTTGGTAATCAAGCAGGGTTATGCGGAGCCTTCTCTGAAAGCCGCTGAAGCGGGCAAAGCGTTCCAGTTTGAACGTGAAGGTTACTTCTGCCTGGACAGCCGTTACAGCACGGCGGAAAAACCGGTATTTAACCGTACCGTCGGCCTGCGTGATACCTGGACGAAGATCGGCGAATAA